A stretch of Podospora bellae-mahoneyi strain CBS 112042 chromosome 5, whole genome shotgun sequence DNA encodes these proteins:
- a CDS encoding hypothetical protein (EggNog:ENOG503NYW6; COG:S), protein MENARVDELLKSLELLQQSIKTLHQYREAQSNPVQRPRPSSVDWPASTLQRVATLSNAPPQSAVTTSARRLTNESPRSRPTLINDGIPKREHSPDFLTLTSPPASRSSSSQSSPSCVVEALPSIEKTEEELVSHLQSIKSTEDGSTSGTIIALADAWERRDELTPANLLTSFETGEGTKYEHTSYQIYEVDRDGVPTQIRPLCLVKGSACPNHGDENGDNRDISVWPVLKTINADGNAVGRISILQEPTPVMLAATHLTMKDHFDMDELLSHLVTTAGNKGKTKAYLNRSIEPTPLRQRSFFFVFKYYTIIASGHPPTPWQPFDPRPLDHRSPDHIDITECSSILALSLSGPVSSQVKVRAKRKTKSGNLYSTFAPWHLVNIQYFPDDHHSPFPTIRSDGTQKHFLNGPHAFLDALRLEYRDAIKRYTELNESITKLITPPNQFMFDVRLRDKLLFEDSHFTYSRRYFWAYNTLGVINEGIKSMSAAYVNNFTRDFWEGRHPTLWPCASNSGDYLGKLDILRQDLEQAVSELKVVYDRNEATRTEIRSLREQLFSGSSVKESRRAIEQGKNIKILTSVSMVFLPLTFVVGVFSITTLEIEPEDWRFGVTLVGVCVPFFVLILVLQSMDSVRRGWGWVRGLGGRVFGLKGKGKREVGGGGGTGFGGDRRHLYHHYQERGIGGGEVRRAQTGLGGEGEGRWFGRGVWKGWGWGWGWGWRVPNWRRREESLDLRMEKGEVGREKRVR, encoded by the exons ATGGAAAACGCTCGTGTGGATGAGTTGCTCAAATCATTGGAGCTTCTTCAGCAATCCATCAAAACTCTTCATCAGTATCGAGAAGCGCAGTCCAATCCGGTTCAGCGTCCTCGCCCATCGAGTGTTGACTGGCCCGCCTCCACTCTTCAAAGAGTtgccaccctctccaacgcACCTCCTCAGTCCGCCGTCACTACATCTGCTCGCCGGCTCACAAATGAGTCTCCGAGATCACGGCCAACACTCATCAATGATGGAATCCCAAAGAGAGAACACTCCCCCGACTTTCTCACCTTGACCAGTCCGCCTGCctcccgcagcagcagctcgcaATCGTCGCCGTCCTGTGTCGTAGAGGCATTGCCTAGCATAGAGAAGACCGAGGAAGAGCTCGTCTCACATCTCCAATCCATTAAATCAACCGAAGATGGATCCACATCAGGCACCATAATTGCCCTGGCAGACGcatgggagaggagggacgAGTTGACACCTGCCAACCTGCTCACATCGTTTGAGACAGGAGAGGGCACCAAATATGAACACACCAGCTATCAGATATATGAGGTCGACAGAGACGGCGTACCCACTCAGATACGTCCGCTTTGTCTTGTAAAAGGCTCAGCCTGTCCCAATCATGGGGACGAGAACGGAGATAATAGAGACATATCCGTCTGGCCCGTTCTGAAGACTATCAACGCCGACGGGAACGCCGTCGGTAGGATATC AATTCTCCAAGAACCCACCCCCGTCATGCTCGCCGCCACCCATCTCACCATGAAAGACCACTTCGACATGGACgagctcctctcccacctcgtcaccaccgccggAAACAAAGGCAAAACCAAAGCCTACCTCAACCGCTCCATCGAGCCTACTCCCCTCCGTCAGCgctccttctttttcgtcTTCAAATACTACACCATCATCGCCTCGGGCCACCCCCCTACCCCCTGGCAACCCTTTGATCCCCGCCCATTAGACCACCGCTCGCCGGATCACATAGACATAACCGAAtgctcctccatcctcgccctctccctctccggGCCCGTCTCCTCCCAGGTCAAAGTGCGGGCAAAACGCAAGACCAAGTCGGGGAACCTGTACAGCACCTTTGCCCCCTGGCATTTGGTCAACATCCAGTACTTTCCCGAcgaccaccactcccccttccccaccatccGCTCCGACGGCACGCAGAAACACTTTCTCAACGGGCCGCACGCGTTTTTGGATGCTTTGAGGCTGGAATACCGCGACGCGATCAAGCGCTACACCGAACTGAACGAGTCGATAACAAAGCTGATCACGCCCCCGAATCAGTTCATGTTTGACGTCCGGCTTCGGGACAAGCTCCTGTTTGAAGACTCGCACTTTACCTACTCGCGGCGGTATTTCTGGGCGTATAACACGCTGGGGGTTATCAATGAAGGCATCAAATCCATGAGCGCGGCGTACGTGAATAACTTCACGAGGgatttttgggaggggagacaCCCGACGCTGTGGCCTTGTGCCAGCAATAGCGGCGACTACCTGGGCAAACTGGATATTCTGCGTCAGGACCTGGAGCAGGCGGTTTCGGAGCTGAAGGTGGTGTATGATAGGAATGAGGCCACGAGGACGGAGATTAGGAGTCTGAGGGAGCAGTTGTTTAGTGGGAGTTCGGTCAAGGAGAGCAGGAGGGCGATCGAACAGGGGAAGAATATCAAGATACTGACGAGCGTGTCGATGGTCTTTTTGCCGTTGACgtttgtggttggggtgttTAGTATCACGACGTTGGAGATTGAGCCGGAGGATTGGAGGTTTGGGGTTACGCTTGTTGGGGTGTGTGTACCGTTTTTTGTGCTGATTCTGGTGTTGCAGAGTATGGATagtgtgaggagggggtggggatgggtgagggggttgggggggagagtgTTTGGgctgaaggggaaggggaagagggaggtgggagggggtggggggacggggtttgggggggataGGAGGCATTTGTATCATCATTATCAGGAACGGGGGAtcgggggcggggaggtaAGGAGGGCGCagacggggttggggggggagggagaggggaggtggtttgggaggggggtgtggaagggttggggttggggttggggttggggttggagggtgccgaactggaggaggagagaggagTCGCTGGATTTAAGGATGGAgaagggtgaggttgggagggagaagagggttaGATGA
- a CDS encoding hypothetical protein (EggNog:ENOG503P2WE; COG:S), producing MSTIATPRDPPRRIPSSSNLYTPTTSARPSLDINPTSTSLPSSPNLSIPTNQPPKRSRAALREYYNLRTTVPSITTTTTSSPPSPPPASTPASILDSPSFSPTQYLTSLLESSSLSSLLQTYTRLLSEIRALDAEKKALVYDNYSKLITATETIRKMRTTMDPLNPMAGTIDLVVGRVYDMARGLREEMREHCGGEQGRQQGGGGMADRKKRTKELVREVYRGMERMRGFVQQGDRPQAEKEWELPRRLLVKWQEMGVGGKEVRELLREGDGILKGGDNGEEGSD from the coding sequence ATGTCAACAATAGCCACCCCCCGCGACCCCCCCCGTCgaatcccctcctcctcaaacctctacacccccaccacctccgcccgCCCCTCTCTCGACATcaaccccacctccacctccctccccagctcccccaacctctccatccccaccaaccaaccccccaaacgcTCCCGCGCCGCCCTCCGCGAATACTACAACCTCCGCACCACTGTCCCTTCTataacaaccaccaccacctcctcccccccctcccccccgccagCATCAACCCCCGCCTCAATCCTcgactccccctccttctcccccacgCAGTACctaacctccctcctcgagtcctcctccctctcctccctcctccaaacatacacccgcctcctctcGGAAATCCGCGCCCTCGACGCCGAAAAAAAAGCGCTAGTCTACGACAACTACTCCAAGCTCATTACCGCCACTGAAACAATCCGCAAAATGAGAACAACGATGGATCCGTTAAACCCAATGGCGGGCACGATAGATCTtgttgtggggagggtgtaCGACATGGctagggggttgagggaggagatgagggagcATTGTGGTGGGGAGCAGGGCAGACAacaagggggtggtgggatggcgGATAGAAAAAAGAGGACGAAagagttggtgagggaggtttatagggggatggagaggatgagggggtttgtgcAGCAGGGGGATAGGCCGCAAGCGGAGAAGGAGTGGGAACTaccgaggaggttgttggtcaAATGgcaggagatgggggtgggcGGGAAAGAGGTCAGGGAGTTGTTgagagaaggggatgggattttaaaggggggggacaatggtgaggaggggagtgatTAG
- a CDS encoding hypothetical protein (COG:T; EggNog:ENOG503P6UR): protein MAQSITEDSVRAALTDRLKASHVEVQDMSGGCGQAFTSLIVSPEFVGKNSLKRHRLVNAALKDEIAQIHAWSAKCQTPEEYEKEKAATGGNDGPPLDGTAGGEVTGVSQ, encoded by the exons ATGGCCCAGTCGATCACCGAAGACTCCGTAAGGGCGGCCCTCACCGACCGCCTCAAGGCCTCTCATGTCGAGGTTCAGGACATGTCCG GTGGCTGCGGGCAAGCCTTCACATCGTTGATTGTCTCGCCCGAGTTTGTGGGCAAGAACTCGCTAAAGAGGCATCGGCTGGTCAATGCCGCCCTCAAAGACGAAATCGCGCAGATACACGCCTGGAGCGCGAAGTGTCAGACACCGGAGGAATatgaaaaggaaaaggcagCGACAGGAGGGAACGACGGGCCGCCGTTGGATGGGACggcaggaggggaggtgacggGCGTCAGTCAGTAG
- the SKI3 gene encoding Superkiller protein 3 (BUSCO:EOG09260779; COG:A; EggNog:ENOG503NU3G): protein MSSTKAMLKSVNDFIKQSKWDDAREAANEVLQRDPKNYHAHIFLAFALDKKNMLEDAENIYLAATNIKPGDTQAWQGLIRLYQKQGNKKLKQYKHAAIKLGEIFRDTNEMFKFQDVVDKFVDHARTQGERLQYVDALDIQLPGSPLYEALEGRVPHPSKTYEIQAKIVEPEEKKRINTLIGERRTRIGARVSEVTLEVKREVYRQSKLGHIYRQLIDWTADDELRRTCEEKLLQYCYDRLLAWPPGEEKQQEMEVVRKLANDMVIIRHPFKFAWDIALNWQDHKEIKEWDVTILRQYCSFFPDSDLNRVIMGFLTSDISPFPKETPAQNDVTADGEPEDESEDDDAGGVPTTYVPLTEEDRLLMMTEGISSGDSLFAYRLMGEYYQHLEEHESNVELMRKAIDLLKTERTKTGLAFRNTGDAYSLYLGTALVFYQSPRHHQEAKSLFDGVLAHDPTSTPAMIGVGLIYEEEEEYDEAVGFLERALLGDPTNLRVKTEAAWVKALKGDFAAAKAELEACMPLLTEKGQNNKELLSQTKYRLGYCIWNLDTSRSARKSRSGAYNHFLESLKSNLNYAPAYTILGIYYADYAKDKKRARRCFQKAVELSPSEVLSAERLARSFADDGDWDRVELVAQRVVDSGKVKPPPGSKRKGISWPFSALGVAELNKQDYHKAIVSFQAALRISPNDYHSWVGLGESYHGSGRYIAATKALLNAQKLEESPDVEITGQETWFTRFILAEVKRELGDFDDAIDLYKQVLEDRPEEDGVAISLMQAIVDNALVSLDKGFFGKSIDHAVSALRFAVETPAAIKDTFNFWRAIADACSLFTSVQGRLSEFPRELVQGLLGSDEAAPEYQVLKDIDGVGTAVVSTNGIFHDNEKMGIDLTRAMHATILAHKRAVHLSANDIHAQAVAFYNLGWAEYRAHSCLPAHLRKKATRYLKAAISCFKRAIELEAGNSEFWNALGVVTSTVNPSVSQHSFVRSLHINERGAHSWTNLGVLALLQGDLQLANEVFTKAQSADPDFAHAWLGQGLVALLLGDQKEARGLFIHSMDISEASSLATRRLYSVSMFDHILSSQSDLPITSLVQPVLALGQIQGLKPQDLAYGHLSALFQERTQEYQRAAHTLENICTQTEAEYEVTESPQALKHFSIAKTDLARALLAQGLNVEAIEAAEMAIQLSSDEFDSELTAGERKRVRLSAHVTMGLAQYHLDHVDDAVGSFEQAIQESDGNPDVACVLAQVLWATGKDDARERARDVLFEVIEQHPSHVQSVCLLGVIALLDKDDESLEAVVSELQNLRSSDEGVSAAEQSQLGEVLKAVAVLGAGGGGGGEEGQAQADVMFHPYLPHGWAELAGLEGTAGDGEGAAEMALRVAIKGVAPRGDLPAEELARAYAGTGKVMDAQTAVMVAPWEGAGWRSLGDVIIRS from the exons ATGTCCAGCACCAAGGCCATGCTAAAGTCCGTCAATGACTTCATCAAACAGTCGAAATGGGACGATGCCAGAGAAGCCGCCAACGAGGTCCTCCAAAGGGACCCCAAAAACTACCATGCTCACATCTTTCTGGCTTTTGCGCTGGATAAGAAGAACATGCTCGAGGATGCCGAGAACATCTATCTTGCcgccaccaacatcaaaccaGGCGACACCCAGGCCTGGCAAGGCCTGATCAGGCTCTACCAAAAGCAGGGCAACAAAAAGCTAAAGCAGTACAAACATGCTGCCATCAAGCTTGGCGAAATCTTTCGGGACACCAATGAGATGTTCAAGTTTCAGGACGTTGTCGACAAGTTCGTCGACCATGCACGTACACAGGGCGAACGGCTGCAGTACGTCGATGCCTTGGACATCCAACTGCCAGGAAGCCCTCTGTACGAGGCCCTAGAAGGCCGTGTGCCTCACCCTTCCAAGACCTATGAGATTCAGGCCAAGATTGTCGAgcccgaggagaagaagcggaTAAACACGCTTATTGGCGAGAGGCGCACCAGAATCGGAGCCCGCGTCAGCGAAGTGACTTTGGAGGTCAAGAGGGAAGTCTATCGCCAAAGCAAACTCGGCCACATCTACAGACAGCTCATCGACTGGACTGCCGATGACGAGCTCCGGCGCACATGCGAAGAAAAGTTGCTTCAGTATTGTTACGACCGGCTCTTGGCTTGGCCCCCTGGGGAGGAAAAGCAACAAGAGATGGAAGTTGTTCGGAAACTGGCAAACGATATGGTCATCATTAGACACCCATTCAAGTTTGCTTGGGATATTGCTCTCAACTGGCAGGACCacaaggagatcaaggaatGGGATGTCACCATTCTCAGACAATATTGCTCATTCTTCCCGGACAGTGACCTGAACAGAGTCATCATGGGGTTTCTTACTAGCGACATCTCGCCATTCCCCAAGGAAACACCAGCGCAAAATGATGTCACAGCGGATGGTGAGCCAGAGGACGAGagcgaggacgatgatgctGGAGGTGTGCCCACAACATATGTTCCTCTCACAGAAGAGGACCgactgttgatgatgacggagGGCATTAGCTCTGGCGATTCGTTGTTTGCGTACCGACTCATGGGCGAGTACTACCAACATCTCGAGGAGCACGAAAGCAACGTCGAGTTGATGCGTAAAGCCATCGACCTTCTCAAGACAGAGCGGACCAAGACAGGCCTGGCGTTCCGGAATACAGGAGATGCCTACTCTTTGTATCTCGGCACCGCACTTGTCTTTTACCAAtctcctcgtcaccatcaagaagccaAGAGCTTGTTCGATGGTGTTTTGGCGCACGATCCCACATCCACCCCAGCCATGATTGGCGTGGGTCTGATTtatgaggaagaagaggagtatGATGAAGCAGTTGGCTTTTTGGAACGTGCCCTGCTGGGCGACCCAACCAATCTCCGTGTCAAGACAGAGGCTGCCTGGGTCAAGGCTCTGAAAGGAGACTTTGCTGCCGCcaaggccgagctcgaggccTGCATGCCACTGCTGACCGAGAAGGGGCAGAACAACAAGGAGTTGCTTTCGCAGACGAAATATCGTCTCGGTTATTGCATTTGGAACCTGGACACATCCAGGTCTGCCAGGAAGAGCCGCAGCGGTGCCTACAATCACTTCTTGGAGTCCCTCAAGAGCAATCTCAACTACGCCCCGGCCTACACTATCCTCGGTATCTACTATGCAGACTAtgccaaggacaagaagagagCTCGGAGATGTTTCCAGAAGGCAGTCGAGCTCTCTCCATCTGAAGTTTTGTCTGCAGAGAGACTTGCCAGGTCTTTTGCTGACGACGGCGACTGGGACCGTGTCGAGCTCGTTGCTCAGCGAGTTGTTGACTCGGGCAAGGTCAAGCCGCCGCCTGGATCCAAGCGCAAGGGTATCAGCTGGCCCTTTTCTGCTCTTGGCGTGGCCGAGCTCAACAAGCAGGATTACCACAAGGCCATTGTTTCTTTCCAGGCTGCCCTCAGAATATCACCAAATGACTACCACTCTTGGGTTGGTCTCGGCGAGAGCTACCATGGCTCAGGTCGGTATATCGCTGCCACCAAAGCTCTTCTGAATGcccagaagctggaggagtCCCCCGATGTAGAGATCACAGGACAAGAGACGTGGTTCACCAGATTCATTCTCGCCGAGGTCAAGCGTGAGCTTGGCGACTTTGATGACGCCATTGACTTGTACAAGCAGGTCTTGGAAGATAGACcggaggaagatggtgtCGCCATTTCACTGATGCAAGCGATAGTGGACAATGCTCTCGTCAGTTTAGACAAGGGCTTTTTTGGCAAGTCTATCGACCATGCTGTGTCAGCGCTGCGGTTTGCGGTTGAGACTCCTGCGGCCATCAAGGACACTTTCAACTTTTGGAGAGCGATTGCCGATGCctgctccctcttcaccagcgTCCAAGGCCGGTTGTCAGAGTTTCCCAGGGAGCTGGTGCAAGGGCTGCTCGGAAGCGACGAGGCTGCCCCCGAGTACCAGGTGCTGAAGGATATCGATGGAGTCGGCACCGCCGTTGTTAGCACCAACGGCATTTTCCATGACAATGAGAAGATGGGAATCGACTTGACCAGAGCTATGCATGCCACCATCCTGGCACACAAACGCGCTGTCCACCTGTCTGCCAACGACATTCATGCCCAGGCCGTGGCGTTCTACAACCTGGGATGGGCCGAGTACAGAGCTCATTCGTGTCTTCCAGCTCATctgaggaagaaggctaCGAGGTATCTCAAGGCTGCTATTTCTTGCTTCAAGCGGGCCATTGAGCTCGAGGCCGGCAACTCTGAGTTCTGGAACGCTCTCGGAGTGGTCACCAGCACTGTGAACCCATCCGTTTCGCAACACTCGTTTGTGCGCAGCCTCCACATAAACGAGAGAGGTGCTCACTCTTGGACCAATCTGGGTGTTCTTGCACTCCTTCAAGGCGACCTCCAGCTTGCCAACGAGGTCTTTACCAAGGCCCAATCTGCCGATCCCGACTTTGCCCATGCCTGGCTTGGTCAGGGTCTTGTCGCTCTGCTCCTGGGTGATCAGAAGGAGGCTCGCGGCCTGTTCATCCACTCGATGGACATTTCTGAAgcatcctccctcgccaccagACGTCTGTATTCCGTCTCGATGTTTGACCACATCCTGTCATCCCAATCCGACCTTCCCATCACTTCCCTGGTCCAGCCCGTTCTTGCTCTCGGCCAAATTCAGGGCCTCAAACCTCAAGATCTGGCCTACGGTCACCTCTCTGCCTTGTTCCAGGAACGAACCCAAGAATACCAACGGGCCGCCCACACCCTCGAAAACATCTGCACCCAAACCGAAGCAGAATACGAAGTCACCGAGTCCCCCCAAGCACTCAAGCACTTTTCCATTGCCAAAACCGACCTCGCCCGCGCTCTGTTGGCGCAAGGCCTCAACGTCGAAGCAATCGAAGCAGCTGAAATGGCCATTCAACTCTCCAGCGACGAGTTCGACAGCGAGCTCACAGCCGGGGAACGTAAGCGGGTGCGCCTCTCTGCGCATGTGACTATGGGATTAGCGCAGTACCACCTCGACCACGTCGACGACGCCGTCGGCTCCTTTGAGCAGGCGATTCAAGAATCGGACGGCAACCCCGACGTTGCCTGTGTCCTGGCTCAGGTCCTTTGGGCAACCGGTAAGGATGACGCGCGTGAGAGGGCGAGAGATGTCCTGTTTGAAGTCATTGAGCAACACCCCAGCCACGTCCAGTCGGTCTGCTTGCTGGGCGTGATTGCGCTGTTGGATAAAGACGACGAGTCGCTTGAGGCTGTGGTGTCAGAGCTGCAGAATCTTCGGTCgagtgatgagggggtgtCTGCTGCAGAGCAGAGCCAGCTGGGCGAGGTTCTCAAGGCTGTGGCTGTGCTgggcgctg gtggtggtggtggtggtgaggagggccAGGCGCAGGCGGATGTCATGTTCCATCCTTACTTGCCGCATGGGTGGGCGGAACTTGCTGGGCTGGAGGGGACggcgggggatggggagggggcggcgGAGATGGCGTTGAGGGTTGCGATCAAGGGGGTTGCGCCGAGGGGGGATCTGCCggccgaggagctggccaGGGCTTATGCCGGGACGGGCAAGGTGATGGATGCGCAaacggcggtgatggtggcgccttgggagggggcggggtggaggagtttgggggaTGTCATCATTCGTTCTTAG
- a CDS encoding hypothetical protein (BUSCO:EOG09263UQF; COG:S; EggNog:ENOG503P0V5): MNFTSSLLRTTPRLISSFANSTQPRTFTMAAMQRPAFTERVVKAMQALYPESLADRNWDNVGLLQENFTTPSTATTTSPVVLLTNDLTPAVAQEAISRKASVIVSYHPFIFRGLKSITLADPQQRIILLLAQHNIAVYSPHTAIDAAPGGMADWLAQMLSSLPDRTTTISTVTPVDASSLPEKFAGAGYGRKVQLSKPAGLGELVKLYAKGLGGLKHVMVARPKSEGEFMVKTVAVCPGSGESVLAGVKDADLIVTGEMSHHPALKLVMEGKAVISVFHSNSERAFLRDVLKGQLEEELKEVEGLEVLISEEDQDPFQIVDVEDLPSDMRMQTV; this comes from the exons ATGAACTTCacttcttctctcctcagaacaacaccaagactcATTTCGTCCTTTGCCAACTCTACCCAACCGAGAAccttcaccatggccgccatgcAGCGCCCTGCCTTTACTGAGCGAGTCGTCAAGGCCATGCAGGCCTT GTACCCTGAGTCTCTTGCCGACCGCAACTGGGACAACGttggcctcctccaagaaaacttcaccaccccttccacagctacaaccacctcccctgtGGTCCTCCTCACAAACGACCTCACTCCCGCGGTCGCCCAAGAGGCCATTTCCCGCAAAGCCTCTGTAATAGTCTCCTACCACCCTTTCATCTTCCGCGGCCTCAAGTCCATCACCCTGGCCGACCCCCAACAGCGCATTATTTTGCTGCTGGCCCAACACAACATCGCCGTTTACTCCCCCCATACAGCCATCGACGCCGCCCCAGGTGGCATGGCCGACTGGCTCGCCCAgatgctctcctccctcccagaccgcaccaccaccatctccaccgtAACCCCAGTcgacgcctcctccctccccgagaAATTCGCCGGCGCTGGTTACGGCCGAAAAGTCCAACTCTCCAAACCAGCCGGCCTTGGAGAACTAGTAAAGCTCTACGCCAAAGGCCTCGGCGGCCTAAAACACGTCATGGTCGCCCGCCCCAAATCAGAAGGGGAGTTCATGGTCAAGACAGTGGCTGTCTGCCCAGGGAGCGGGGAGAGCGTACTGGCCGGTGTCAAGGACGCTGATCTGATTGTTACCGGCGAGATGTCGCACCATCCTGCGCTCAAGCTTGTCATGGAGGGGAAGGCGGTGATCAGTGTGTTTCACAGTAATTCGGAGAGGGCTTTCTTGAGGGATGTCCTCAAGGGacagttggaggaggagctgaaggaggtggaggggctggaggTGTTGATTAGCGAGGAGGATCAGGATCCCTTCCAGATAGTGGATGTTGAGGATTTGCCGAGTGATATGAGGATGCAGACGGTTTAG
- a CDS encoding hypothetical protein (EggNog:ENOG503P3I3; COG:S) produces MAPEPGRSRNNRRFYPYGSSYVDSPLKFLRRPTDPNVRSLSAADSGSEDQQDDSTLSSLADSVLFESDSNDEASHLDDHSDTEESHELGSSSNPIDLANLLNNSQTPPGKSVAGKTVSRFKVAPQPNFGNQKSKRGGTQSAKAPVAPNVIQPRQRSHSDLISHNPAEPKAAASRNHSNQNHTDSQGTNPTKENKITLRVPPHNHPRTTVTNISPRSAPQQNRTSQPDTLPPMTPQKRPPTQPVPHDRPTQQRRLMAPPPAAPSTIGPSSPPTNVPRPPQNNQMDLSLQLQTALSTTALPFPSLPFLTRLVQSRNPPPPFPSLLATTRARILSSDITTDILDPSYINSHSLPPEISNPLTKSATLSHDVVVQVLDIINISKSKWEQVEELEAKARGEEKRGREVVRLPTARGDGEVDQGTQAGTQFQTQQRGEGKATHRILFQDPKGGKIYGLELVRVEKLGVGKTNIGEKWLLKKGTSVSRGVVMLEPGRCECLGGKVEVWNRAWNEGRLERLRGEATGEGTG; encoded by the coding sequence atGGCTCCAGAACCAGGTCGGTCCCGCAACAATCGACGATTCTATCCTTATGGGAGTTCTTATGTAGATTCCCCGCTCAAATTTCTGAGGCGACCTACTGATCCGAATGTTCGGTCGCTCTCAGCAGCAGATTCTGGCAGCGAGGATCAGCAGGACGATAGCACGCTTTCTTCTCTTGCGGACAGTGTACTATTTGAGAGCGACTCAAACGACGAGGCCTCTCATCTAGACGACCATAGCGATACAGAAGAGTCCCACGAGCTGGGGTCTTCTTCCAATCCCATCGACCTGGCTAATCTCCTTAATAATTCCCAGACGCCACCTGGCAAGAGTGTCGCCGGCAAGACCGTTTCACGGTTCAAAGTTGCCCCTCAGCCCAATTTTGGCAATCAAAAGTCAAAAAGAGGTGGGACACAGTCTGCGAAAGCTCCGGTCGCCCCAAACGTGATCCAGCCTCGGCAACGCTCTCACTCAGACCTCATCAGCCACAACCCAGCAGAGCCCAAGGCAGCAGCATCCCGGAATCACAGCAATCAAAACCATACAGATTCTCAAGGCACAAATCCcaccaaagaaaacaagatcACACTCCGGGTCCCTccccacaaccacccaagGACGACCGTTACCAATATCTCACCTCGATCTGCTCCACAGCAGAATCGCACCAGCCAACCGGACACTTTACCCCCTATGACCCCCCAAAAGcgacccccaacccaacccgTTCCTCACGACCGTCCCACCCAGCAACGCCGGCTCAtggccccccctcccgcagCACCATCCACTATCGGACCCAGCAGCCCACCTACCAACGTGCCCCGGCCCCCTCAAAACAACCAAATggacctctccctccaactccaaaccgccctctccaccaccgccctccccttcccctccctccccttcctaaCCCGCCTAGTCCAATCccgcaacccccctccccccttcccctctttATTGGCAACCACCCGCGCGAGAATATTATCCTcagacatcaccaccgacatcCTCGACCCATCCTACATCAAttcccactccctcccccctgaGATATCCAACCCTCTCACAAAGTCTGCCACCTTGTCTCACGACGTGGTGGTTCAAGTGTTGGATatcatcaacatctccaaGTCAAAGTGGGAGCaagtggaggagttggaagcCAAGGCTCGGggtgaggagaagagggggagggaggttgtcaGGTTGCCTACCgcgaggggggatggggaggttgatcaAGGGACGCAGGCGGGGACACAGTTCCAGACGCAGCagaggggagaagggaaagCAACGCATAGAATTCTTTTTCAGGATCCAAAAGGGGGAAAGATTTACGGGCTGGAATTGGTCAGGGTGGAGAAGCTTGGTGTGGGGAAGACGAATATAGGGGAGAAGTGGCTGTTGAAAAAGGGAACGAGCGTGAgcaggggggtggtgatgctcgAGCCGGGGAGGTGTGAGTGTTTGggtgggaaggtggaggtttgGAATCGGGCGTGGAATGAAGGgcggttggagaggttgaggggggaggcgacTGGGGAGGGCACTGGTTAG